From the Penaeus vannamei isolate JL-2024 chromosome 37, ASM4276789v1, whole genome shotgun sequence genome, the window CCTCTTCCCTTCCGAATCCGGGCCTGAGCAGCAAAAGGTGAGTgttgaaaattgaaataaaaatcatcCATGCTGTCAGGTATCATGGCTTTATCTGGTATTCAGAACGGCAGATTTTGATCCTGTGCTCCTTTGCCATCTCCGCTGACGGCTCCCTCGTTGCGTTGCAGCTCTGCCCAACCAGCACCGTCTACCAGAAGGTGACGGAGACGCAGGTCGTCCCAACTTACGTCACCAAGACGCTTGAACGCTACGTGACGGAATACGAAACGCAGGTCCAGACGCAGTACCAGACCGTAGCCACTACGGTTGTCCAGCCGTCTTACGTCACCGAGACTGAGTACAAGACCAATTTTAAGACCAATTATGAGACCGAATACTTAACCGAGACTGTGCACAACACGCAGACCATCCACTCTACATACACCCAGGTAAAACATCCGTGCATTGTAACAGATTGATTAGATGAAACGATTCTTATCAATGGCAAAATCTAGAGACCACCGAGCTAAATTCATTAATCTTTCCCCTCTTAGGTCGACACAACCTCCGTATACGTCACCAAGACGCAAGATCACTACGTTACCAACACCTACACCGTCACAGCTACTATTACCTCATCAGTACCTCATTACGTCACCACCACATCAGAGATCAACCACTACGTCACCGTCACAAAGGAATGCAACGCTCCTATTAAGAGTAAGTACGCTGATTTGGACTAAACGCTGAAGAGAAATActagaatatatttataatattaatgtaaAAGTGGTGCAAAGGTATTAAAATTGTTGGTCTCTTATTTCCAGATGGCGGCTACGGATACGGGAAGTAATTCGCAACCGGACGACCGAACCAGAAACGAATATGCCACGTTACTCAGGAACTTACTGAAGGTGCCTTTGCAGGGGACGGTTGGAGACACTTCGGAAACCTGGGTGGAATCCGGAGTGGTTGAGGGAATAAGGGCAtttatagaataagagagagagagagagagagagagagagagagagagagagagagagagagagagagagagagagagagagagagacagagagagagagagagagagagaagaaaaatagacataACCATATTACCCTATGGTTACGTCTAtttatggaatgagagagagagaaggaaaataaacgtAGCCGTAGGGTATAAGCGCATTtatggaatggagagagaaagaaagagagagagagtgagagagagagagagagagagagagagagagagagagagagagagagagagagagagagagagagagagagagagagagagagagagagagaaaggcgtagAGGTAGCAAAATGATTATGCCATATGTAAACTGCAGCTATACTTTCTGTGATATTCGTTCTCAATGCTCATTAGTACACATAACAGAAAACGTTGatgcttaataaaaaaaataaaaaaaatccatttgtTTTTTCTCAAATGAAAACAATTTGGAATCCTTGAACGGTTCAGAAATTTGAATATGAATACTGATTGCTATGCACACAGAAGTTGAACTAGAAACAGACACAAGAGTAAAGTCGTGCACGTGCACTCTTGAACCCCAAGAGTAAATACTCCCTAGTGCATACCTCATTAATTACATGAAAGGAACATCAATGAGAGCGACAACGGTGTGTATTATAGTGGAATGGCGGTTAATGAATGCGAAGCTATCCAGCTTTATGCATACGTTTGTAAAGGATTTGGTTTTAGAGGTTGCAACAATATTTACAAGTAATCAGCAAAACCATTGCTTTGAAAATCATGAAATATGACCTAGAGCAGAGCTGTCGAGGTAAACCGCCGATTTCACATTAGCTACACAGACAACCTCTGGGCTACGGGTGCAGCTGAAGGCATGTGACTCATGTGTTTTATTAAGCGTAAAGAGCAACACGTTCTTTCAATATTGCAATTCGGCGGGTCGCGGGCGCGTCGAAGCCTCAGCGCCATCATACGTCACCTGCTGAGCCCGCCACGCGAACCCCGGTGTGGCTTTGTGATCTGTCTGACTGTGATCAGTCGTTGTGCTTGGTATTAAGGTATTGTGCTGGTGTGTTTTGCAATGCTTATTTGCGCATTCACCCATATGGTTCACCAGTAAATGTTAACCTTAGTGGCTCTGCTTATTTCGTTTTTATGTCAGCAATAGTTTTTTGCCACTTGTCCATGCACACGGCGCTAGTAATCACATACAGTTATAACGTCAGTGCATGAAAGTCTTATGCACTGACGGGTCTTGTACAAAAGTCTCCACAGAAGTTTTAAAGAGGATCAGTGCATGACATTCTACATGATACCATATGATCCTACAGTCGAACAATTAAGCAATTCCGAGCATCCTGTTTCATTCGAATATCATTGAACACGACAAGGTTAAAGAGGGGAAATTGGTTGCCATTTCCTGTTCTTTATTTGACTAtcctttaactttttctttcttaaattgtCACTTATTTTGCATTGTTTAGCAATGGAGGAAACAAATCACACTTAAAGTGTGTAAACGGTAAACCTTCATGAGGGAgcgaacaaacacacgcaaagaaactacacgcaccacacacatacacccacatacatatacatttaaacatgcatacatacacacacacacacacacacacacacacacacacacacacacacacacacacacacacacacacacgcacacacacacatatgtatatatatatatatatatatatatatatatatatttatgtatgtatgtatacatatatatgtgaatacgtgtaatatatacatgtgtatacacacacaaatatatatatatatatatatatatatatatatatatatattatatatatatatatatatatatttttttttgtgtgtgtgtgtgtgtatgtacacacgcacatatagttatatgtgtgtatatggatacacacacacacacacacatatagatagatatatagatagatagatagatagatagatagatagatagatagatagatagatagattgattgattgatagatagatagatagatagatagatagatagatagatagatagatagatcgatagatagatagatatagatatagatatatgaatacacatatatatatatatatatatatatatatatatatatattatatatatgtatacatgcatttatacatacatatatatatatatatatatatatatatatatatatatatgtatgtatacatgcatttatatatatatatatatatatatatatatatatatatatatatatacatacatatatacaggtacacacacacacacacacacacacacacacacacacacacacacacacacacacacacacatacacacacacacacacacatatatatatatatatatatatatatatatatatatatatatatatgtgtgtgtatcatatatgtacatatatatatatatatgtatatatatatatatatatatatatatatatatatatatatatatatatacacacacacacacacagacatagaaaccACGCACAGATGCAGACaactacatacgcacacacacacacacacacacacacacacacacacacacacacacacacacacacacacacacacacacacacacacacacacatatatatatatatatatatatatatatatatatatatatgcatttaagcatacatacatatgtatattatctatgtatatatatgtgtgtaaatatatgatatatatatgtatgtatatatgtatatatatatatacatacatatatatatatatatatatatata encodes:
- the LOC113806127 gene encoding uncharacterized protein — translated: MYRTGLLLLAAALLPLAAAYGVPRQPQPPQQAPSYQQSQQEISPILFPSESGPEQQKLCPTSTVYQKVTETQVVPTYVTKTLERYVTEYETQVQTQYQTVATTVVQPSYVTETEYKTNFKTNYETEYLTETVHNTQTIHSTYTQVDTTSVYVTKTQDHYVTNTYTVTATITSSVPHYVTTTSEINHYVTVTKECNAPIKNGGYGYGK